The following coding sequences are from one Streptomyces angustmyceticus window:
- a CDS encoding polyamine ABC transporter substrate-binding protein, which translates to MEHHEQPEPLSPAELVAMRRSATNGRLAMTRRSLLRAGGAMAATIGGLGALASCGIPPAGRTDAGRSEDHSRAEKRLNFSNWTEYMDVSKDGKHRPTLERFTRRTGIAVKYTEDINDNDEFFGKVQAQLAAGQDTGRDLIVLTDWMCARMISLGWIQQLDPANLPHAYANLSAQYRDPAWDPGRAHSYVWQGIPALIAYNKKATRGKKVDSVSQLLEDPQLKGRVGFLSEMRDSVGLTLLDMGKRPEDVAADDYDAALARLQKGVDSQQIRRFTGNDYTTDLDKGDLAACVAWAGDIVQLQNDNPDIAYAIPKSGYMVSTDNLMVPNKARHKQNAERLIDYFYEPKAAARLAAYINYACPVDGVREELAKIDKKAAENPLILPDKEMAARSHSFRALSAKENKEFAQKFSDLTGA; encoded by the coding sequence ATGGAGCACCACGAGCAGCCCGAACCCCTCTCCCCGGCGGAACTCGTCGCCATGCGCCGCAGTGCGACGAACGGCCGGCTCGCCATGACCCGCCGCTCGCTGCTGCGCGCGGGCGGCGCCATGGCGGCCACCATCGGCGGCCTCGGCGCCCTGGCGTCCTGCGGGATCCCGCCCGCGGGCCGTACGGACGCCGGGCGCTCCGAGGACCACTCCCGGGCGGAGAAGCGCCTCAACTTCTCCAACTGGACCGAGTACATGGACGTCAGCAAGGACGGCAAGCACCGGCCGACCCTGGAGCGCTTCACCCGGCGCACCGGCATCGCCGTCAAGTACACCGAGGACATCAACGACAACGACGAGTTCTTCGGCAAGGTCCAGGCCCAGCTGGCGGCCGGCCAGGACACCGGCCGCGATCTGATCGTGCTCACCGACTGGATGTGCGCGCGGATGATCTCCCTCGGCTGGATCCAGCAGCTGGACCCGGCCAACCTGCCGCACGCCTACGCCAACCTCTCGGCCCAGTACCGCGACCCCGCCTGGGACCCCGGCCGCGCGCACTCCTACGTGTGGCAGGGCATCCCGGCCCTCATCGCGTACAACAAGAAGGCCACCCGCGGGAAGAAGGTCGACTCCGTCAGCCAGCTGCTGGAGGACCCGCAGCTCAAGGGCCGGGTCGGCTTTCTCTCCGAGATGCGCGACAGCGTCGGGCTGACGCTGCTGGACATGGGTAAGCGGCCCGAGGACGTCGCCGCGGACGACTACGACGCGGCCCTCGCCCGGCTCCAGAAGGGCGTCGACTCCCAGCAGATCCGCCGCTTCACCGGCAACGACTACACCACGGACCTGGACAAGGGCGATCTGGCCGCCTGTGTGGCCTGGGCGGGCGACATCGTCCAGCTCCAGAACGACAACCCGGACATCGCCTACGCCATCCCCAAGTCCGGCTACATGGTGTCCACCGACAACCTCATGGTGCCGAACAAGGCCCGCCACAAGCAGAACGCCGAACGGCTCATCGACTACTTCTACGAGCCGAAGGCGGCGGCCCGGCTCGCGGCGTACATCAACTACGCCTGCCCCGTCGACGGGGTGCGCGAGGAACTTGCCAAGATCGACAAGAAGGCGGCCGAGAACCCGCTGATCCTGCCGGACAAGGAGATGGCCGCCCGCTCCCACTCCTTCCGCGCCCTGAGCGCCAAGGAGAACAAGGAGTTCGCCCAGAAGTTCTCCGACCTCACCGGCGCCTGA
- a CDS encoding ABC transporter ATP-binding protein, translating to MTHSATPQSSGGDVRLHGISKTYGSFTAVHPLDLTVPAGSFFALLGASGCGKTTTLRMIAGLEEPTTGTVELSGRDVTVLPPYKRQVNTVFQNYALFPHLDIYENVAFGLRRRGIKSVKKQVEEMLDLVQLGPMARRKPQQLSGGQQQRVAVARALINHPQVLLLDEPLGALDLKLRRQMQLELKRIQTEVGITFVHVTHDQEEAMTMADTVAVMNGGRVEQLGAPADLYENPATTFVANFLGTSNLIEAEIVEAGGEELLLKAGDATLRLPAARCSAPARTGEKVLAGVRPEKVALAHADDAGFLADGRNRLPARIKDASFIGVSTQYVIEAPGLGELAVYEQNIERDGRLVPGAEVVLHWSPAHTFGLDAAQDRQAGADLDEEAA from the coding sequence ATGACCCACTCCGCGACCCCCCAGAGCAGTGGCGGCGACGTCCGCCTCCACGGGATAAGCAAGACCTACGGCTCCTTCACCGCCGTCCATCCGCTCGACCTGACCGTCCCCGCGGGCTCCTTCTTCGCGCTGCTGGGCGCCTCGGGCTGCGGCAAGACCACCACCCTGCGCATGATCGCCGGGCTGGAGGAGCCCACCACCGGCACCGTCGAACTGTCCGGCCGGGACGTCACCGTCCTGCCGCCCTACAAGCGGCAGGTCAACACCGTCTTCCAGAACTACGCGCTCTTCCCGCACCTGGACATCTACGAGAACGTCGCCTTCGGGCTGCGCCGCCGCGGCATCAAGTCCGTCAAGAAGCAGGTCGAGGAGATGCTCGACCTCGTCCAGCTCGGCCCGATGGCCCGCCGCAAGCCGCAGCAGCTCTCCGGCGGCCAGCAGCAGCGCGTCGCGGTCGCCCGCGCCCTGATCAACCACCCGCAGGTGCTGCTCCTCGACGAGCCGCTGGGCGCCCTCGACCTCAAGCTGCGCCGCCAGATGCAGCTGGAGCTCAAGCGCATCCAGACCGAGGTCGGCATCACCTTCGTGCACGTCACCCACGACCAGGAGGAGGCCATGACGATGGCCGACACCGTGGCCGTGATGAACGGCGGCCGGGTCGAACAGCTCGGCGCCCCCGCCGACCTCTACGAGAACCCCGCCACCACCTTCGTCGCCAACTTCCTGGGCACCTCCAACCTCATCGAGGCCGAGATCGTCGAGGCCGGCGGCGAGGAACTGCTGCTCAAGGCCGGTGACGCCACGCTGCGACTGCCCGCCGCACGGTGCAGCGCCCCGGCCCGCACCGGCGAGAAGGTGCTGGCCGGTGTGAGGCCCGAGAAGGTGGCCCTGGCGCACGCCGACGACGCCGGGTTCCTCGCCGACGGCCGCAACCGGCTGCCCGCGCGCATCAAGGACGCCAGCTTCATCGGCGTCTCCACCCAGTACGTGATCGAGGCCCCGGGCCTGGGCGAACTCGCCGTCTACGAGCAGAACATCGAGCGCGACGGGCGCCTGGTCCCCGGCGCCGAGGTCGTCCTGCACTGGAGCCCGGCGCACACCTTCGGGCTGGACGCCGCCCAGGACCGGCAGGCCGGCGCGGACCTCGATGAGGAGGCCGCGTGA
- a CDS encoding NADAR family protein, producing the protein MMHDNAGITTGEGAGSAADGPRSVEELRRTAAAGHRVRYVPFWGHSPRRDGSLGASCFSQWWPSPFTVDGVRYATAEHWMMAGKARLFADAEAEREVLAARHPRQAKEAGRTVRGFDEEMWRRHRFALVVEGSVHKFGQDAALREFLLGTNSRVLVEASPVDRIWGIGLAADDERAADPARWRGLNLLGFALMAARQTLRERDGPAA; encoded by the coding sequence ATGATGCACGACAACGCGGGGATCACCACGGGGGAGGGCGCCGGGAGCGCCGCGGACGGGCCGCGTTCGGTCGAGGAACTCCGGCGCACGGCCGCCGCCGGCCACCGCGTCAGATATGTCCCCTTCTGGGGTCACAGCCCCCGGCGCGATGGCAGCCTCGGCGCGAGCTGCTTCAGCCAGTGGTGGCCCTCCCCCTTCACCGTCGACGGCGTCCGCTACGCCACCGCCGAACACTGGATGATGGCCGGCAAGGCCCGGCTGTTCGCCGACGCGGAGGCGGAGCGGGAGGTCCTCGCGGCGCGGCACCCCCGGCAGGCCAAGGAAGCCGGGCGCACGGTCCGCGGCTTCGACGAGGAGATGTGGCGGCGGCACCGCTTCGCCCTGGTCGTCGAGGGCAGCGTGCACAAATTCGGCCAGGACGCCGCCCTGCGGGAGTTCCTGCTGGGCACGAACTCCCGGGTGCTGGTGGAAGCCAGCCCGGTGGACCGGATATGGGGCATCGGCCTCGCCGCCGACGACGAGCGCGCCGCGGACCCCGCCCGCTGGCGGGGCCTGAACCTGCTGGGCTTCGCGCTGATGGCGGCGCGGCAGACCCTGCGCGAACGGGACGGGCCGGCGGCGTAG
- a CDS encoding gamma-aminobutyraldehyde dehydrogenase → MDHRFDATERFAEGAQFIAGSLRSGSSGRTQAVVDPATGETVYSYELAGTADVDAAVQAAEQAFPEWGGATPGERSDTLHRFAAALAEDAADLAAAESLNCGKPIKLSEEFDVPGSIDNAAFFAGAARHLEGKAAGEYSPDHTSVIRREPIGVVGSIAPWNYPLQMAAWKVLPAIAAGNTIVLKPAEITPFTSLLFAQAAQRAGLPDGVLNIVSGAGRDAGEHLVGHRSVAMTSFTGSTGVGKRVAEIATGTVKRLHLELGGKAPFVVFDDADLEAAVHGAVAGSLINTGQDCTAATRAYVQRPLYDAFVSGVADLMATVRLGDPFDPATDLGPLISHTQRDRVAGFVDRARGYATVVTGGEAPGGELAKGAYYRPTLIAGAAQDSEIVQSEIFGPVLVVLPFDSDDEGIALANDTPYGLAASAWSRDVYRTGRATREINAGCVWVNDHIPIISEMPHGGAKASGFGKDMSAYSFEEYTQVKHVMYDNTAVARKDWHRTVFGDRP, encoded by the coding sequence ATGGATCACCGATTCGATGCCACCGAGCGGTTCGCCGAGGGCGCCCAGTTCATCGCAGGCAGTCTCCGCAGCGGGAGTTCCGGCCGCACCCAGGCCGTCGTGGACCCGGCGACAGGCGAGACGGTGTACTCCTACGAGCTCGCGGGTACGGCGGATGTGGACGCCGCCGTACAGGCCGCGGAGCAGGCGTTTCCCGAGTGGGGCGGCGCCACGCCCGGTGAGCGCTCCGACACCCTGCACCGCTTCGCGGCCGCGCTCGCCGAGGACGCCGCCGATCTCGCCGCCGCCGAATCGCTGAACTGCGGAAAGCCGATCAAGCTCAGCGAGGAGTTCGACGTACCGGGCTCGATCGACAACGCCGCGTTCTTCGCGGGCGCCGCCCGCCATCTGGAGGGCAAGGCGGCCGGCGAATACAGCCCCGATCACACCTCGGTCATCCGCCGCGAGCCCATCGGCGTCGTCGGCTCCATCGCGCCGTGGAACTATCCGCTGCAGATGGCCGCCTGGAAGGTGCTGCCGGCCATCGCCGCGGGCAACACCATCGTCCTCAAGCCCGCCGAGATCACCCCCTTCACCTCGCTGCTGTTCGCACAGGCCGCGCAGCGCGCCGGGCTGCCCGACGGCGTCCTCAACATCGTCTCCGGGGCGGGCCGGGACGCCGGTGAGCACCTGGTGGGCCACCGTTCCGTGGCGATGACCTCCTTCACCGGCTCGACCGGCGTCGGCAAGCGCGTCGCCGAGATCGCCACCGGCACCGTCAAGCGGCTGCACCTCGAACTCGGCGGCAAGGCCCCCTTCGTGGTCTTCGATGACGCGGACCTGGAGGCCGCCGTCCACGGCGCGGTCGCCGGCTCGCTGATCAACACCGGCCAGGACTGCACCGCCGCCACCCGCGCCTACGTCCAGCGCCCGCTCTACGACGCCTTCGTCAGCGGCGTCGCCGACCTGATGGCGACCGTGCGGCTCGGCGACCCCTTCGACCCCGCCACCGACCTCGGCCCGCTGATCTCCCACACCCAGCGCGACCGGGTGGCCGGCTTCGTGGACCGGGCGCGCGGCTACGCCACCGTCGTCACCGGCGGCGAGGCGCCCGGGGGCGAGCTGGCCAAGGGCGCCTACTACCGGCCCACGCTGATCGCCGGGGCCGCGCAGGACAGCGAGATCGTGCAGTCCGAGATCTTCGGCCCGGTGCTGGTCGTGCTGCCCTTCGACAGCGACGACGAGGGCATCGCGCTGGCCAACGACACCCCCTACGGGCTGGCCGCCTCCGCCTGGAGCCGGGACGTCTACCGCACCGGCCGCGCCACCCGCGAGATCAACGCGGGCTGCGTCTGGGTCAACGACCACATCCCGATCATCAGCGAGATGCCGCACGGCGGGGCCAAGGCCTCGGGCTTCGGCAAGGACATGTCGGCCTACTCCTTCGAGGAGTACACCCAGGTCAAGCACGTCATGTACGACAACACCGCGGTGGCGCGCAAGGACTGGCACCGCACGGTCTTCGGGGACCGCCCCTGA